Proteins encoded by one window of Salvia splendens isolate huo1 chromosome 7, SspV2, whole genome shotgun sequence:
- the LOC121742205 gene encoding pentatricopeptide repeat-containing protein At2g31400, chloroplastic-like, translating into MASSTPPGHCTLTAAKPYQNHHLHHPPNHHHPTSSHHHQSWRPPHVSLNNHAAAAVARPALPRLSDFSGRRSTRCVSKMHFGRPRSGSTSSRHSAAAEEALQLALSCGGGEVSNIDDILVEFQPKLRASDDYTFLLRELGNRGDWVNAMRCFEFAINLEKRRNEKGKLASSMISTLGRLGKADLAKNVFDVAVSEGYGNTVYAYSALISAYAKSGCCDEAIGVFRSMKDSGLKPNLVTYNALIDACGKGGANYKRASEIFNDMLENGVLPDRITYNSLLAVCSGAGLWEVARSLFDEMVHRRIDQDIYTYNTLLDAACNGGHIDVAFEIMATMAAKSVFPNEVTYSTMIRGCAKSGKMDRALNLFNEMKLAGIKLDRVSYNTLLAIYANLGRFNEAFAVGKEMESIGIKKDVVTYNSLLDGFGKQGMYDKVKELFVEMKRGNLCPNLLTYSALISGFCKGGLYKEATEAYTEFKRQGLKADVVFYSNLIDALCKKGLVESCALLLDEMMRDGIQPNVVTYNSIINAFGQTETVDYAETQIESSNSLTYTDGKMVVKEDDQIIEVFKQLACGKSGNVKQDQRTRKDFRCVLGIFRKMHEMKIKPNVVTFSAILNACSRCNSFEEASLLLEELRLFDNQVYGVAYGLLMGHNEHTWSQALSLFDEVKRMDSSTASAFYNALTDMLWHFGQKRGAQLVVLEGKRREVWENTWTQSCIDLHLMSSGAARAMVHAWLLNIRSTVFEGHELPRLLSILTGWGKHSKVVGDGALKRAIEALLVSIGAPFQVAKCNIGRFVSTGAVVTAWLRESGTLEVLVLQDDRTLPRTRFDLLPNLQPLPL; encoded by the exons ATGGCCTCCTCAACTCCGCCAGGTCACTGTACACTCACCGCCGCCAAACCCTACCAGAACCACCACCTTCACCACCCTCCCAACCACCACCACCCCACCTCCTCCCACCACCACCAGAGCTGGCGCCCCCCTCATGTCTCTCTAAACAAccacgccgccgccgccgtcgccaGGCCCGCCCTCCCACGCCTCTCCGACTTCTCCGGCCGCCGCTCCACCAGATGTGTCTCAAAAATGCATTTCGGCCGCCCTCGGTCAGGTTCAACCTCCTCCCGCCACTCCGCCGCCGCGGAGGAGGCCCTCCAGCTCGCCCTCAGCTGCGGCGGCGGCGAGGTGAGTAACATCGATGATATTCTAGTTGAATTTCAGCCCAAGCTGCGCGCATCTGATGATTACACATTCTTGTTGAGGGAATTGGGGAATAGAGGGGATTGGGTCAACGCGATGAGATGCTTTGAATTCGCAATCAATCTTGAAAAGAGAAGGAATGAAAAGGGGAAACTTGCTAGCTCTATGATTAGTACTCTTGGTAGATTGGGGAAAGCTGATTTAGCTAAAAATGTGTTTGATGTTGCTGTCAGCGAGGGCTATGGCAACACCGTTTACGCCTATTCCGCTCTCATTAGCGCCTATGCGAAGAGCGGGTGCTGTGATGAGGCGATCGGGGTGTTTAGGAGTATGAAAGACTCGGGCTTGAAGCCGAATTTAGTGACTTATAATGCCTTGATAGATGCTTGTGGCAAAGGGGGGGCTAATTACAAGAGGGCTTCGGAGATATTCAATGATATGCTGGAAAACGGGGTTTTGCCCGATAGGATCACCTACAACTCGCTTCTTGCAGTTTGTAGTGGCGCGGGGCTGTGGGAAGTTGCGAGGAGCTTGTTTGATGAGATGGTGCATAGACGTATCGATCAAGATATATACACGTATAACACATTATTGGATGCAGCGTGCAATGGGGGGCACATTGATGTTGCTTTTGAGATAATGGCAACGATGGCTGCCAAGAGTGTGTTCCCTAATGAGGTGACGTATAGCACTATGATCCGTGGATGTGCCAAGTCAGGGAAAATGGACAGAGCGCTGAATCTGTTCAATGAGATGAAGCTTGCTGGTATCAAGCTGGACCGTGTGTCCTACAACACCTTGCTGGCTATTTATGCGAATCTTGGGAGATTCAACGAGGCTTTTGCTGTTGGGAAGGAGATGGAGAGCATCGGGATTAAGAAGGATGTTGTCACGTACAATTCCCTGTTGGATGGATTCGGGAAGCAGGGGATGTATGATAAGGTCAAGGAGCTGTTTGTGGAGATGAAACGAGGGAATCTGTGTCCTAACTTGCTAACTTACTCGGCTTTGATAAGCGGTTTTTGTAAAGGAGGTTTGTACAAAGAGGCAACGGAGGCTTACACAGAATTCAAACGACAGGGCCTTAAGGCGGATGTTGTTTTCTACAGCAATCTGATTGATGCATTGTGCAAGAAGGGGCTGGTGGAATCGTGTGCATTGTTGTTAGATGAGATGATGCGGGATGGGATCCAGCCTAATGTTGTCACCTACAATTCGATCATCAATGCCTTTGGTCAAACAGAAACTGTTGATTATGCAGAAACTCAGATTGAATCCTCCAATTCACTAACTTATACTGATGGTAAGATGGTTGTTAAGGAAGATGACCAAATCATTGAAGTTTTTAAGCAGTTGGCTTGTGGTAAATCTGGAAATGTGAAGCAAGACCAGAGGACAAGAAAGGACTTCCGGTGTGTGTTAGGTATTTTCCGCAAGATGCATGAGATGAAAATAAAGCCGAATGTTGTTACTTTCTCAGCAATCCTAAATGCTTGCAG CCGGTGCAACTCATTCGAGGAAGCTTCGTTGCTGCTGGAGGAACTGCGGCTTTTTGATAATCAAGTTTATGGAGTGGCATATGGACTCCTAATGGGTCACAACGAGCACACTTGGTCCCAAGCTTTATCGCTCTTTGATGAGGTGAAGCGGATGGATTCCTCAACGGCTTCGGCTTTTTACAATGCTTTGACTGACATGCTGTGGCACTTTGGCCAG aAACGGGGCGCTCAGCTCGTTGTGCTTGAAGGTAAACGTCGAGAGGTTTGGGAAAACACCTGGACGCAGTCCTGCATTGATCTGCATCTCATGTCCTCAGGCGCTGCGCGAGCAATGGTCCACGCCTGGTTGCTCAACATACGCTCAACTGTGTTCGAAGGCCACGAGCTGCCAAGGCTGCTAAG CATACTAACTGGATGGGGCAAGCACAGCAAGGTGGTGGGCGACGGGGCGCTCAAGCGCGCGATAGAGGCGCTGCTGGTGAGCATAGGGGCGCCGTTTCAGGTGGCCAAGTGCAACATCGGGAGGTTCGTATCGACAGGGGCGGTGGTGACAGCGTGGCTGAGGGAGTCCGGCACGCTCGAGGTGCTCGTCCTTCAAGACGACAGAACTCTCCCTCGCACGAGATTTGATCTTCTTCCTAACTTGCAACCTTTGCCATTGTAG